In a genomic window of Drosophila takahashii strain IR98-3 E-12201 chromosome 3L, DtakHiC1v2, whole genome shotgun sequence:
- the Pka-R1 gene encoding cAMP-dependent protein kinase type I regulatory subunit isoform X3, with translation MSKEQVKLDASRQVISPDDCEDLSPMPQTAAPPVRRRGGISAEPVTEEDAANYVKKVVPKDYKTMNALSKAIAKNVLFAHLDESERSDIFDAMFPVNHIAGENIIQQGDEGDNFYVIDVGEVDVFVNSELVTTISEGGSFGELALIYGTPRAATVRAKTDVKLWGIDRDSYRRILMGSTIRKRKMYEEFLSRVSILESLDKWERLTVADSLETCSFDDGETIVKQGAAGDDFYIILEGCAVVLQQRSEQGEEPAEVGRLGSSDYFGEIALLLDRPRAATVVARGPLKCVKLDRARFERVLGPCADILKRNITQYNSFVSLSV, from the exons GAACAAGTCAAACTGGATGCCAGTAGGCAGGTAATCAGCCCCGACGACTGCGAAGATCTCAGCCCGATGCCACAGACAGCAGCTCCACCGGTTCGCCGGCGTGGCGGAATCTCCGCGGAGCCCGTCACCGAGGAAGATGCCGCCAACTATGTGAAGAAGGTGGTGCCCAAGGACTACAAGACAATGAATGCCCTGTCCAAGGCGATCGCCAAGAACGTCCTCTTCGCCCATTTGGACGAGAGCGAGCGATCCGATATATTCGATGCCATGTTCCCCGTGAATCACATTGCCGGCGAAAATATCATCCAGCAGGGCGACGAAGGCGATAATTTCTACGTAATCGATGTGGGCGAGGTCGAT GTCTTTGTCAACTCCGAACTGGTGACCACCATCAGCGAGGGCGGCAGCTTTGGCGAACTGGCCCTCATCTATGGCACTCCACGCGCCGCCACCGTGCGGGCCAAGACCGATGTGAAGCTGTGGGGCATCGACCGCGATTCCTACCGCCGCATCCTGATGGGCTCGACCATTCGCAAGCGCAAGATGTACGAGGAGTTCTTGTCGCGCGTCTCCATTCTGGAGAGTCTGGACAAATGGGAGCGGCTGACAGTGGCCGATTCGCTGGAGACGTGCTCCTTCGATGATGGCGAAACGATTGTCAAGCAGGGAGCCGCCGGCGATGATTTCTACATTATCCTCGAGGGCTGTGCGGTGGTGCTGCAGCAGCGTTCGGAG CAGGGCGAGGAACCCGCCGAAGTGGGCCGTCTGGGTAGCAGTGATTACTTTGGCGAGATTGCTCTGCTTTTGGATCGACCAAGGGCGGCGACCGTCGTGGCCCGCGGGCCGCTCAAGTGCGTCAAACTGGACCGGGCGAG
- the Pka-R1 gene encoding cAMP-dependent protein kinase type I regulatory subunit isoform X4 produces the protein MPQTAAPPVRRRGGISAEPVTEEDAANYVKKVVPKDYKTMNALSKAIAKNVLFAHLDESERSDIFDAMFPVNHIAGENIIQQGDEGDNFYVIDVGEVDVFVNSELVTTISEGGSFGELALIYGTPRAATVRAKTDVKLWGIDRDSYRRILMGSTIRKRKMYEEFLSRVSILESLDKWERLTVADSLETCSFDDGETIVKQGAAGDDFYIILEGCAVVLQQRSEQGEEPAEVGRLGSSDYFGEIALLLDRPRAATVVARGPLKCVKLDRARFERVLGPCADILKRNITQYNSFVSLSV, from the exons ATGCCACAGACAGCAGCTCCACCGGTTCGCCGGCGTGGCGGAATCTCCGCGGAGCCCGTCACCGAGGAAGATGCCGCCAACTATGTGAAGAAGGTGGTGCCCAAGGACTACAAGACAATGAATGCCCTGTCCAAGGCGATCGCCAAGAACGTCCTCTTCGCCCATTTGGACGAGAGCGAGCGATCCGATATATTCGATGCCATGTTCCCCGTGAATCACATTGCCGGCGAAAATATCATCCAGCAGGGCGACGAAGGCGATAATTTCTACGTAATCGATGTGGGCGAGGTCGAT GTCTTTGTCAACTCCGAACTGGTGACCACCATCAGCGAGGGCGGCAGCTTTGGCGAACTGGCCCTCATCTATGGCACTCCACGCGCCGCCACCGTGCGGGCCAAGACCGATGTGAAGCTGTGGGGCATCGACCGCGATTCCTACCGCCGCATCCTGATGGGCTCGACCATTCGCAAGCGCAAGATGTACGAGGAGTTCTTGTCGCGCGTCTCCATTCTGGAGAGTCTGGACAAATGGGAGCGGCTGACAGTGGCCGATTCGCTGGAGACGTGCTCCTTCGATGATGGCGAAACGATTGTCAAGCAGGGAGCCGCCGGCGATGATTTCTACATTATCCTCGAGGGCTGTGCGGTGGTGCTGCAGCAGCGTTCGGAG CAGGGCGAGGAACCCGCCGAAGTGGGCCGTCTGGGTAGCAGTGATTACTTTGGCGAGATTGCTCTGCTTTTGGATCGACCAAGGGCGGCGACCGTCGTGGCCCGCGGGCCGCTCAAGTGCGTCAAACTGGACCGGGCGAG